A window from Gossypium raimondii isolate GPD5lz chromosome 7, ASM2569854v1, whole genome shotgun sequence encodes these proteins:
- the LOC105799930 gene encoding uncharacterized protein LOC105799930 isoform X2: MLPATELNCSLYICFTDMVIYESSGYCLVAVFELLIAISKCLFFILISNSIIEFYYFDSRVQFFVYLHLSFTGSGIRLSESLYTVKGVGENGSRVDELKRLLSTASESSCLPASFHDTKKIDMVEKPHVRYSRSDPKNSLSSMLSGHTLYIDSDISDELRNKVLEAASKEGALVVDRWFVGCNASYVVCEGNSVHRYVGHSNNIVTPLWILKTAKDRYLQRLVHMSADLARQIGTVLENSQNGIEGEVNNAGNFSQDTPSFRSNASYEERQQIVHSAKTGVRNRRGRRMQTCQTPIRPISPSSLLDSICWTISEPTSTASVFTDSCSVEDVNEHQSIFFDANGDGQDSRASFTNSTRSLTESERNELIFKNHFLTILFPVDRFSEMGPSSRTYFSNNGFTCLQVLDYIYSFYQENMSSHEIEAAIHTDSRHADRLRASYSSKETVECGGNMIFKRIDFLGSRRSFEMLKRVSGDNNSNVYELLIRA; this comes from the exons ATGCTACCAGCTACTGAGCTAAATTGCagcttgtatatatgttttacTGATATGGTCATTTATGAATCGTCTGGCTATTGTTTAGTGGCTGTTTTTGAACTCTTAATTGCAATCTCCAAatgccttttttttattttaatttcaaattctatcattgaattttattattttgattctaGGGTGCAGTTCTTTGTCTATCTACACCTAAGTTTTACAGGAAGCGGAA tTAGGTTAAGTGAATCACTCTACACCGTGAAGGGTGTTGGTGAAAATGGCTCACGTGTAGATGAGTTGAAGCGGCTCTTGTCTACTGCTTCAGAAAGTTCATGTCTTCCTGCCAGTTTTCATGATACCAAGAAAATTGACATGGTTGAAAAACCACATGTAAGATATTCTAGAAGTGACCCGAAAAATAGTTTGAGTTCAATGCTGTCTGGTCATACCCTGTATATAGATTCCGATATTTCAGATGAGCTACGGAATAAG GTTCTCGAGGCAGCATCTAAAGAAGGTGCCCTGGTTGTAGATCGATGGTTTGTTGGTTGTAATGCTAGTTATGTAGTGTGTGAAGGAAATTCTGTCCATCGGTATGTCGGCCACTCTAACAACATTGTAACG CCGTTGTGGATCCTAAAAACAGCTAAGGATAGGTATCTGCAGAGACTTGTTCACATGTCTGCTGATTTGGCTAGGCAGATTGGAACAGTGCTTGAAAATTCTCAGAATGGCATTGAAGGAGAG GTAAACAATGCGGGTAACTTCTCTCAAGATACTCCGAGCTTCAGAAGCAATGCTAGTTATGAAGAAAGGCAACAGATTGTTCATTCAGCCAAAACCGGGGTTAGAAATCGTCGTGGTCGCCGAATGCAG aCTTGTCAAACCCCAATTCGTCCAATAAGTCCGAGCAGTCTTCTCGATTCAATTTGCTGGACGATATCTGAGCCAACTTCAACTGCTTCAGTTTTCACCGACTCTTGTAGTGTTGAAGATGTTAATGAGCACCAATCCATATTCTTTGATGCAAATGGTGATGGACAGGATTCCAGGGCCTCATTTACGAACTCCACCCGGTCTCTTACAGAAAG TGAGAGAAACGAGTTGATATTCAAAAACCACTTTCTAACCATACTATTCCCAGTTGACCGGTTTTCCGAGATGGGTCCTTCTTCACGAACATATTTCAGCAATAACGGCTTTACGTGTCTGCAGGTTTTGGATTATATCTATTCCTTTTACCAG GAGAACATGTCGAGTCATGAAATAGAAGCTGCTATCCACACGGACTCAAGGCATGCTGACCGGCTTCGAGCATCGTACTCTAGCAAAGAGACAGTTGAATGCGGTGGAAACATGATTTTCAAACGAATCGATTTCTTAGGAAGTCGTAGAAGCTTCGAAATGTTAAAGCGTGTTAGTGGGGATAATAACAGTAATGTATATGAGCTCTTGATTAGAGcctaa
- the LOC105799930 gene encoding uncharacterized protein LOC105799930 isoform X1 produces MGGLNNNRVEVVNRKGCSKLFIGSSPSFEPMPLSPVASSLGSEPVTVRSTGPFSGLVICVTGLSKEARKQVMEATERLGGQYSPSLHPQCTHLVVQSINGRKFEHALKHGSRNGLFIVTLGWFVDSVKRNVRLSESLYTVKGVGENGSRVDELKRLLSTASESSCLPASFHDTKKIDMVEKPHVRYSRSDPKNSLSSMLSGHTLYIDSDISDELRNKVLEAASKEGALVVDRWFVGCNASYVVCEGNSVHRYVGHSNNIVTPLWILKTAKDRYLQRLVHMSADLARQIGTVLENSQNGIEGEVNNAGNFSQDTPSFRSNASYEERQQIVHSAKTGVRNRRGRRMQTCQTPIRPISPSSLLDSICWTISEPTSTASVFTDSCSVEDVNEHQSIFFDANGDGQDSRASFTNSTRSLTESERNELIFKNHFLTILFPVDRFSEMGPSSRTYFSNNGFTCLQVLDYIYSFYQENMSSHEIEAAIHTDSRHADRLRASYSSKETVECGGNMIFKRIDFLGSRRSFEMLKRVSGDNNSNVYELLIRA; encoded by the exons ATGGGTGGTCTCAACAACAATAGGGTGGAAGTGGTGAACAGAAAAGGTTGTTCAAAGCTGTTTATTGGGTCCTCACCTTCGTTTGAACCAATGCCCCTTTCCCCTGTTGCTTCTTCACTCGGCTCTGAACCGGTTACGGTTCGATCCACCGGTCCGTTTTCTGGTTTGGTCATTTGTGTTACTGGCTTATCTAAAG aaGCAAGGAAACAAGTTATGGAAGCAACTGAGAGATTAGGTGGTCAATATAGTCCGAGCTTGCATCCTCAATGTACCCATCTGGTGGTTCAGA GCATAAACGGACGTAAGTTTGAGCATGCTCTAAAACATGGATCAAGAAATGGCCTGTTCATCGTTACACTTGGATGGTTTGTGGATAGTGTCAAGAGGAATG tTAGGTTAAGTGAATCACTCTACACCGTGAAGGGTGTTGGTGAAAATGGCTCACGTGTAGATGAGTTGAAGCGGCTCTTGTCTACTGCTTCAGAAAGTTCATGTCTTCCTGCCAGTTTTCATGATACCAAGAAAATTGACATGGTTGAAAAACCACATGTAAGATATTCTAGAAGTGACCCGAAAAATAGTTTGAGTTCAATGCTGTCTGGTCATACCCTGTATATAGATTCCGATATTTCAGATGAGCTACGGAATAAG GTTCTCGAGGCAGCATCTAAAGAAGGTGCCCTGGTTGTAGATCGATGGTTTGTTGGTTGTAATGCTAGTTATGTAGTGTGTGAAGGAAATTCTGTCCATCGGTATGTCGGCCACTCTAACAACATTGTAACG CCGTTGTGGATCCTAAAAACAGCTAAGGATAGGTATCTGCAGAGACTTGTTCACATGTCTGCTGATTTGGCTAGGCAGATTGGAACAGTGCTTGAAAATTCTCAGAATGGCATTGAAGGAGAG GTAAACAATGCGGGTAACTTCTCTCAAGATACTCCGAGCTTCAGAAGCAATGCTAGTTATGAAGAAAGGCAACAGATTGTTCATTCAGCCAAAACCGGGGTTAGAAATCGTCGTGGTCGCCGAATGCAG aCTTGTCAAACCCCAATTCGTCCAATAAGTCCGAGCAGTCTTCTCGATTCAATTTGCTGGACGATATCTGAGCCAACTTCAACTGCTTCAGTTTTCACCGACTCTTGTAGTGTTGAAGATGTTAATGAGCACCAATCCATATTCTTTGATGCAAATGGTGATGGACAGGATTCCAGGGCCTCATTTACGAACTCCACCCGGTCTCTTACAGAAAG TGAGAGAAACGAGTTGATATTCAAAAACCACTTTCTAACCATACTATTCCCAGTTGACCGGTTTTCCGAGATGGGTCCTTCTTCACGAACATATTTCAGCAATAACGGCTTTACGTGTCTGCAGGTTTTGGATTATATCTATTCCTTTTACCAG GAGAACATGTCGAGTCATGAAATAGAAGCTGCTATCCACACGGACTCAAGGCATGCTGACCGGCTTCGAGCATCGTACTCTAGCAAAGAGACAGTTGAATGCGGTGGAAACATGATTTTCAAACGAATCGATTTCTTAGGAAGTCGTAGAAGCTTCGAAATGTTAAAGCGTGTTAGTGGGGATAATAACAGTAATGTATATGAGCTCTTGATTAGAGcctaa